From a region of the Crocosphaera sp. UHCC 0190 genome:
- a CDS encoding GNAT family N-acetyltransferase: protein MGEIRNATLEDLAEIVAIYNASIPSRIATGDLQQISIESRLNWFKERVHERYPIWVMERDKKVIGWLSLQHFYGRPAYKNTAEISLYISPNYQRQGIGKKLLEYAIEQSPKLGLTTLLGFIFAHNQPSLTLFQKHDFQQWGYLPKVAQLDGEIKDLVIMGRNLAK from the coding sequence ATGGGAGAAATTAGAAACGCAACCCTAGAAGATTTAGCAGAGATTGTCGCCATTTATAATGCCAGTATTCCCAGTCGAATTGCGACGGGAGATCTGCAACAAATTTCCATTGAAAGTCGTTTAAATTGGTTTAAAGAACGGGTTCATGAACGCTATCCTATTTGGGTAATGGAAAGGGATAAAAAAGTTATTGGTTGGCTTAGTCTTCAACATTTTTATGGTCGCCCCGCTTATAAAAATACGGCAGAAATTAGCCTCTATATTTCTCCGAATTATCAACGTCAAGGAATTGGGAAAAAATTATTAGAATATGCCATTGAGCAAAGTCCAAAATTAGGATTAACAACTTTATTAGGCTTTATTTTTGCCCATAATCAACCAAGCTTAACTTTATTTCAAAAACATGACTTTCAACAATGGGGATATTTGCCAAAAGTTGCTCAATTAGACGGAGAAATTAAAGATTTAGTGATTATGGGGCGTAACTTGGCTAAATAA
- a CDS encoding TerB family tellurite resistance protein, producing the protein MNAHDKNQQLLKILIGAAWIDGIIQTEERDYLRHMAESHGVAEDTELKNLLSELKPVQPAQCYQWLEEYLGDNPTSNDYQELLETLSALIYSDGDVQMQEAQLLTKLQLLDPAQDSAKSAFDKMLKTIQKLYRKAITQKI; encoded by the coding sequence ATGAATGCTCACGATAAAAATCAACAACTACTGAAAATTCTCATTGGTGCTGCTTGGATTGATGGCATAATTCAAACAGAAGAACGGGATTATTTACGGCACATGGCTGAAAGTCATGGAGTCGCTGAAGATACTGAATTAAAAAACCTTTTATCTGAATTAAAACCCGTTCAACCGGCCCAATGTTATCAATGGTTAGAAGAGTATTTAGGGGATAATCCAACCTCTAATGACTATCAAGAATTACTGGAAACCTTGAGTGCTTTAATTTATAGTGATGGAGATGTGCAAATGCAAGAAGCACAACTTCTCACTAAATTACAATTACTTGATCCCGCGCAAGATTCAGCTAAATCTGCTTTTGATAAGATGCTCAAAACTATTCAAAAACTATATCGTAAAGCTATTACTCAAAAAATTTGA
- the rlmD gene encoding 23S rRNA (uracil(1939)-C(5))-methyltransferase RlmD, with product MNSDYQQGSLIELEITDLSHSGDGVGKFEGRAIFVPDTVSGDRILVRLTHIKRQYGYGKLQELLSPSPHRIRPSCIVADKCGGCQWQHIDPHYQQQAKQNQVIQALKRIGGFEEPPVDPILSSDEVLGYRNKATYPLGLSATGNIQAGYYQRNSHQLINLNQCPLQDPRLNPFLAEIKGDLQQQGWTIYNEKTHQGQLRHLALRIGKRTGEVFLTLVSTEANLANLDQQAQIWLERYGNLVGVALNHNPERGNTIFGEETSIIAGHSYMKETFANLEFQLGTDTFFQVNTEAAETLLNVLLTKLNLTGKERLIDAYCGVGTFTLPLAQQVQEVIGIEVNPTAITQARNNAQINHIDNVSFHQGTVETILPNLDFSPDLVLLDPPRKGCDRTVIDTLRNIEPAYLVYISCQPPTLARDLQQLCQGELYQLLWVQPADFFPQTAHVEAMALVRHKSLNMLR from the coding sequence ATGAACTCAGACTATCAACAAGGCAGTCTCATTGAATTAGAAATTACCGATCTCAGTCACAGCGGAGATGGTGTCGGTAAGTTTGAAGGTAGGGCCATTTTTGTGCCTGATACGGTGAGTGGCGATCGCATTTTAGTCCGTCTAACTCACATCAAAAGACAATATGGCTACGGAAAGTTACAGGAACTCTTATCTCCTTCTCCTCATCGTATTCGTCCTAGCTGCATTGTTGCCGATAAATGTGGGGGATGTCAATGGCAACATATTGATCCCCATTATCAACAACAAGCTAAACAAAACCAAGTTATTCAAGCCTTAAAGCGCATAGGTGGCTTTGAAGAACCCCCAGTTGATCCCATTCTCTCATCAGATGAAGTCTTAGGCTATCGTAACAAAGCCACTTACCCCTTGGGACTTTCTGCCACCGGAAACATTCAAGCGGGTTACTATCAACGCAACAGTCATCAACTGATTAACTTGAATCAGTGTCCCCTTCAAGATCCCCGTCTTAACCCCTTTTTAGCGGAAATTAAAGGAGATCTCCAACAACAAGGTTGGACAATTTATAATGAAAAAACTCATCAGGGACAATTAAGACATCTCGCCCTACGCATTGGCAAAAGAACTGGCGAAGTTTTCCTGACCTTAGTTAGTACCGAAGCAAATTTAGCCAATCTTGACCAACAAGCCCAAATTTGGTTAGAACGCTATGGGAATTTAGTGGGGGTTGCCCTTAATCATAACCCGGAACGGGGTAACACCATTTTTGGAGAGGAAACCTCAATCATTGCGGGTCATTCCTATATGAAAGAAACCTTTGCTAACCTGGAATTTCAGTTAGGGACTGATACCTTTTTTCAGGTTAATACAGAAGCAGCAGAAACCCTCTTAAACGTATTATTAACTAAGCTTAACCTCACAGGAAAAGAACGCCTTATTGATGCTTATTGTGGCGTTGGCACCTTTACTTTACCGTTGGCCCAACAAGTCCAAGAAGTTATCGGTATTGAAGTTAACCCCACCGCAATTACACAAGCGCGAAACAACGCCCAAATTAACCACATTGATAACGTCAGTTTTCATCAAGGAACCGTCGAAACTATCTTACCAAACCTGGATTTTTCCCCGGATCTTGTGCTGCTTGATCCCCCCCGTAAAGGCTGCGATCGCACGGTTATTGATACCTTGAGAAACATTGAACCGGCTTATCTCGTCTATATCAGTTGTCAACCGCCAACTTTAGCCCGTGATCTGCAACAATTATGTCAAGGGGAACTGTATCAACTCTTGTGGGTACAACCAGCAGATTTCTTTCCCCAAACGGCTCACGTTGAAGCCATGGCACTGGTTAGACATAAATCCCTGAATATGTTAAGATAA
- a CDS encoding DUF2288 domain-containing protein — MEDLKTRLIKDLANVNWNDIKPHAQRDAVIVVNENLDLLEVGVAIAKDDKISVEHWITEQLINKPSNQQLSDWNVEPSKLFKTLIVQPFVLVQEIII; from the coding sequence ATGGAAGATCTGAAAACTCGCTTAATCAAAGACCTTGCTAATGTCAACTGGAATGATATTAAACCCCACGCACAAAGGGATGCAGTCATTGTTGTGAATGAAAATTTAGACTTATTAGAGGTGGGAGTTGCGATCGCTAAAGATGATAAAATTTCCGTTGAACATTGGATCACAGAACAATTAATAAATAAACCCTCAAACCAACAATTAAGCGATTGGAATGTTGAGCCAAGTAAATTATTTAAAACCCTGATTGTGCAACCCTTTGTCTTGGTTCAAGAAATTATAATTTAG
- the trpE gene encoding anthranilate synthase component I, translating to MMFPDFEQFSDLAKQGNFVPVYQEWVADLETPVSSWYKVCADQPYSFLLESVEGGENLGRYSFLGCDPVWVLEARGQTTRQTYRDGTVNVFEGNPFEILTDCLAAIKPVTLPQLPSGIGGLFGFWGYELINWIEPRVPIYPITPDDLPDGVWMQVDHLIIFDQVKRKIWAIAYADLRDPAVNLEEAYQQACDRVTKLVLKLQLPLPVEAKPLELNPKSAESAPLAYKSNTEQSQFCENVRQAKEYIRAGHIFQVVLSQRLQAHYSDNPFHLYRSLRLINPSPYMAYYNFGDWQIIGSSPEVMVKAEKIEGKPLKATLRPIAGTRPRGKTFAEDQALAADLLEDPKEIAEHVMLVDLGRNDLGRACCKGSVTVDELMVIERYSHVMHIVSNVIGELAPNKTPWDLFKACFPAGTVSGAPKIRAMEIIHELEPERRGPYSGVYGYYDFEGQLNTAITIRTMVVRPLGGNQHLVSVQAGAGLVADSQPEKEYEETLNKARGLLEAIRCLT from the coding sequence ATGATGTTCCCCGATTTTGAGCAGTTTTCTGATTTGGCCAAGCAGGGTAATTTTGTCCCTGTTTATCAGGAATGGGTGGCGGATCTCGAAACCCCTGTTTCCTCTTGGTACAAGGTTTGTGCGGATCAACCCTATAGTTTTTTACTGGAATCAGTGGAAGGCGGCGAAAACCTGGGACGCTACAGCTTTTTAGGTTGTGATCCCGTTTGGGTATTAGAAGCGAGAGGACAAACCACTCGCCAAACCTATCGAGATGGTACGGTTAACGTATTTGAAGGCAACCCCTTTGAAATTTTGACGGACTGTTTAGCTGCCATTAAACCTGTCACTTTACCGCAACTTCCCTCTGGTATCGGTGGGTTATTTGGGTTTTGGGGCTATGAATTAATCAATTGGATAGAACCCCGTGTCCCAATTTATCCCATCACCCCTGATGATTTACCCGATGGGGTGTGGATGCAAGTAGATCATCTGATTATTTTTGATCAGGTGAAACGGAAGATTTGGGCGATCGCCTATGCAGATTTACGCGATCCCGCAGTGAATCTGGAAGAAGCTTATCAACAGGCTTGCGATCGCGTCACAAAATTGGTCTTAAAGTTACAATTGCCCTTACCCGTTGAAGCCAAACCCTTAGAATTAAACCCGAAATCAGCAGAATCTGCTCCCCTAGCTTATAAAAGTAATACAGAACAGTCTCAATTTTGCGAGAATGTGCGTCAAGCGAAGGAATATATCCGTGCAGGGCATATCTTTCAAGTTGTACTTTCCCAACGCTTACAAGCCCATTATAGTGATAATCCCTTTCATCTTTATCGCTCCCTGCGCCTAATTAATCCTTCCCCCTACATGGCCTATTATAATTTTGGGGATTGGCAGATTATTGGCTCAAGTCCTGAAGTGATGGTTAAAGCCGAAAAAATCGAAGGAAAGCCCCTTAAAGCAACCTTACGCCCCATTGCCGGAACCAGACCGAGGGGTAAAACCTTCGCTGAAGATCAGGCCTTAGCAGCAGATTTATTAGAAGATCCCAAAGAAATCGCCGAACACGTCATGTTAGTAGACTTGGGACGGAATGATTTAGGCCGGGCCTGTTGTAAAGGCAGTGTCACCGTTGATGAATTAATGGTGATTGAACGCTATTCCCATGTCATGCACATTGTTAGTAATGTGATTGGAGAATTGGCCCCCAATAAAACCCCTTGGGACTTATTTAAAGCCTGTTTCCCGGCAGGAACCGTTAGCGGTGCGCCCAAAATTCGGGCCATGGAAATTATCCATGAATTGGAACCGGAACGACGGGGCCCCTATTCAGGAGTGTATGGTTATTATGATTTTGAAGGACAGTTAAACACCGCGATCACTATTCGCACTATGGTGGTACGTCCTTTAGGGGGTAATCAACATCTCGTGTCCGTACAAGCAGGGGCCGGATTAGTAGCTGATTCTCAACCGGAAAAGGAATATGAGGAAACCTTAAATAAGGCCAGAGGGTTATTAGAAGCCATTCGTTGTTTAACTTAA
- a CDS encoding NYN domain-containing protein, producing MKSLENGSSNIRLAVLIDAENVSASVIEPLMQEIAKYGTANVKRIYGDWTSNQLNSWKSKLNKLAIQPMQQFRYTAGKNATDSALIIDAMDLLYTGNFDGFCLVSSDSDFTRLASRIRESGLIVYGFGERQKTPEAFVVACNKFIYTDILDNKKASKNQDLTSNKQLLELLKSAYESVADEEGWAHLGPFGSQLTKLSPSFDSRNYGYKKLSELVQSVDIFEIKKTRFHLTIKLQ from the coding sequence ATGAAATCCTTAGAAAATGGTTCAAGTAATATAAGACTTGCTGTTTTAATTGACGCAGAAAATGTCAGTGCTAGTGTCATTGAACCCTTAATGCAAGAAATTGCAAAATATGGCACAGCTAATGTAAAAAGAATCTATGGAGACTGGACAAGTAATCAGTTAAATAGCTGGAAAAGTAAACTCAATAAATTAGCCATTCAACCCATGCAACAATTCCGATATACAGCAGGAAAAAATGCCACAGATAGTGCTTTAATTATTGATGCCATGGATTTACTTTATACGGGAAATTTTGACGGATTTTGTTTGGTTTCTAGTGATAGTGATTTTACTCGTTTAGCCTCTAGAATTCGAGAATCAGGCTTAATTGTTTATGGATTTGGCGAACGGCAAAAAACCCCAGAAGCTTTTGTTGTTGCTTGCAATAAATTTATTTATACTGATATTTTAGACAATAAAAAAGCCTCAAAAAATCAAGACTTAACCAGCAATAAACAATTATTAGAATTGCTCAAAAGTGCCTATGAATCCGTCGCTGATGAAGAAGGATGGGCCCATTTAGGGCCCTTTGGATCACAATTAACGAAGCTATCACCCTCCTTTGATTCCAGAAACTATGGCTACAAAAAACTAAGTGAATTAGTGCAATCTGTAGACATTTTTGAAATCAAAAAAACTCGTTTTCATTTAACCATTAAACTACAATAA
- a CDS encoding prohibitin family protein, which yields MNWYIDPKKTNQIYQNIGNNVQLINVIVTPAIQEAVKASTPKRNAEEILKQREILKQEIDKSVANKLKKYGIEVVDISLVNLTFSDDYKKAVERKKIAEQEAETARKEAEAVIEQARGQAESQKLLRQSLNPQLLQKQAIEKWDGRFPTVMGGNGSLPLINIDPSQTSPLNP from the coding sequence TTGAATTGGTATATTGATCCTAAGAAAACCAATCAGATTTATCAAAATATTGGAAATAATGTTCAGCTAATTAATGTTATTGTTACTCCAGCGATTCAGGAAGCTGTTAAAGCATCAACTCCTAAAAGGAATGCTGAAGAAATTTTAAAGCAGAGAGAAATACTTAAGCAAGAAATTGATAAAAGTGTTGCGAATAAACTCAAAAAATATGGAATAGAAGTGGTGGATATTTCCCTAGTAAATTTAACCTTCTCAGATGATTATAAAAAAGCAGTAGAAAGAAAGAAAATCGCTGAACAAGAAGCTGAAACTGCTCGAAAAGAAGCGGAGGCAGTTATTGAACAGGCTAGGGGACAAGCGGAATCTCAAAAATTGTTAAGACAGTCCCTAAATCCACAACTCTTACAAAAACAAGCAATTGAAAAATGGGATGGCCGTTTTCCTACTGTTATGGGGGGAAATGGAAGCTTACCATTGATTAATATTGACCCTTCTCAAACATCTCCCTTAAATCCTTAA
- the corA gene encoding magnesium/cobalt transporter CorA: MTQTHISESQIPNPNELENSEEEEYDYFDYFYDEPGSEPGTLNIEPDAQPSRIVLIDYDADHAVRKVDVIPKALTPYLGTNTISWMDVQGLGSETILKQVGEIFKLHPLLLEDVVNVPQRPKVEDYNEQLMMIVQMVRSKENDEGFESEQVSFILGRKYLLTFQEEEIEDCFDIVRERIRGNQGKVRQGGPDYLMYLLLDSIIDGYFPVLEAYGDRIEDLEDELVIKPKTSNLEEIYTVRRELLALRRAIWPLRNVTNILVRGESDLISADVQIYFRDCYDHVIQLLDIVETYRELASSLMDVYLSSMSNKMNEVMQVLTVMSTIFIPLTFLAGLYGMNFKYMPELGGKWSYFILLGVMLLIAGGLSYFFWRRGWFEPFYTLKKD, from the coding sequence ATGACTCAAACTCATATTTCTGAATCCCAAATCCCAAATCCCAATGAGTTAGAAAATTCAGAAGAAGAAGAGTATGATTATTTTGACTATTTTTATGATGAACCTGGAAGTGAACCAGGAACCTTAAATATTGAACCTGATGCCCAACCTTCTCGTATTGTTTTAATTGATTATGATGCCGATCATGCTGTTCGTAAAGTCGATGTTATTCCAAAAGCATTAACCCCTTATTTGGGAACAAATACCATCTCTTGGATGGATGTTCAAGGGTTAGGTAGTGAAACAATTCTCAAGCAAGTAGGGGAAATTTTTAAGCTTCATCCCTTACTCTTAGAAGATGTCGTAAATGTGCCACAACGCCCCAAAGTTGAAGATTATAATGAACAATTAATGATGATTGTGCAGATGGTTCGATCTAAAGAAAATGATGAAGGGTTTGAAAGTGAACAGGTAAGCTTTATCTTAGGACGTAAATATTTATTGACTTTTCAAGAAGAAGAAATCGAAGATTGTTTTGATATTGTTAGGGAAAGAATTAGGGGAAATCAAGGAAAAGTGCGACAAGGTGGCCCCGATTATTTAATGTATTTACTCTTAGATTCAATTATTGATGGCTATTTTCCCGTGTTAGAAGCTTACGGCGATCGCATTGAAGACTTAGAAGATGAATTAGTCATTAAACCCAAAACCAGTAACCTAGAAGAAATTTATACTGTTCGGCGAGAATTATTAGCCCTACGTCGTGCTATTTGGCCCTTAAGAAATGTTACCAATATTTTAGTTAGAGGAGAAAGTGATCTTATTAGTGCTGATGTTCAAATTTATTTTCGAGATTGTTATGATCACGTCATCCAATTATTAGATATTGTCGAAACCTATCGAGAATTAGCCTCTTCATTAATGGATGTTTATCTCTCTTCCATGAGTAATAAAATGAACGAGGTGATGCAAGTTTTAACTGTCATGTCTACCATTTTTATTCCCCTGACTTTCCTGGCAGGACTTTACGGCATGAATTTTAAATATATGCCTGAACTGGGGGGAAAATGGAGCTATTTTATTCTTTTAGGGGTGATGCTATTGATCGCAGGGGGATTAAGCTATTTCTTTTGGCGACGAGGTTGGTTTGAGCCGTTTTATACCCTGAAAAAAGATTAA
- a CDS encoding photosystem I reaction center subunit II PsaD, with protein sequence MAEELKGQLPKFGGSTGGLLSKAEREEKYAITWTSSTEQVFEMPTGGAAIMNEGENLLYLARKEQCLALGTQLRTKFKPRIQDYKIYRIYPSGETQYLHPADGVFPEKVNEGREFNGKKDRKIGNNPEPVTLKFSGNAPYDV encoded by the coding sequence ATGGCAGAAGAGCTTAAAGGACAACTTCCCAAATTCGGTGGCAGCACCGGAGGCTTACTCTCAAAAGCCGAACGCGAAGAAAAATATGCCATCACCTGGACAAGCTCCACAGAGCAAGTCTTTGAAATGCCCACAGGTGGGGCCGCCATCATGAATGAAGGAGAAAACCTCCTATACTTAGCCCGCAAAGAACAATGTCTAGCCCTGGGAACCCAGTTACGGACAAAGTTTAAGCCCAGAATCCAAGATTATAAAATTTACCGCATTTATCCCAGCGGTGAAACCCAATATCTCCATCCCGCTGATGGAGTCTTCCCCGAAAAAGTCAATGAAGGTCGTGAATTTAACGGCAAGAAAGACAGAAAAATTGGGAATAACCCAGAACCTGTTACCCTGAAATTCTCAGGGAACGCCCCCTATGACGTTTAA
- a CDS encoding 16S rRNA (cytosine(967)-C(5))-methyltransferase, with protein MNLTNGRQLALHTLRDIDRRNAYTDIALDRALKPTNLIPSDRSLCTELVYGIMRRQRTLDTLIDQLGKKSAQQQPPDLRRILHLGLYQLRYLNNIPPSAAVNTSVELAKENQLNRLSGVVNGILRQYIRLSNTQDDPLILPPNPVEKLSIFYSFPDWIIETWIKQWGEATTAQLCDWFNQPPPIDLRINPLQTTLDKVETLLTQAKLTVTRLPNFPQTLRLTGKIGAIHNLPGFTEGWWTVQDSSAQLVSYLLDPQPGETIIDACAAPGGKTTHIAELMGDQGTIMACDRTPSRLKKVQANAHRLRLQSIKILEGDSRQLPQFRETADRVLVDAPCSGLGTLHRHPDIRWQQTPEKVQQLASLQQELLTQAATWVKPQGILVYATCTLNAIENEQVIQQFLATHSSWQIQPPSSDTQFAPFMTSSGWLQILPHQHHTDGFFMVKLKKG; from the coding sequence ATGAACCTAACTAATGGCCGTCAACTCGCTTTACACACTCTCCGAGACATTGATCGACGCAATGCCTATACAGATATTGCCCTTGATCGCGCCTTAAAACCAACAAATTTGATCCCAAGCGATCGCAGTTTATGCACAGAATTAGTCTATGGAATCATGCGTCGTCAGCGCACCCTTGACACCCTGATCGATCAACTCGGCAAAAAATCCGCCCAACAACAACCCCCAGACTTACGACGCATTCTGCATCTGGGCCTCTATCAACTGCGTTACCTCAACAATATTCCCCCCTCAGCAGCAGTTAATACCAGTGTAGAGTTGGCTAAAGAAAATCAATTAAACCGCCTTTCAGGGGTCGTTAATGGTATTTTGCGGCAATATATTCGACTAAGCAACACCCAAGATGATCCTTTAATCTTACCCCCGAACCCTGTCGAAAAATTAAGCATTTTCTACAGTTTTCCCGACTGGATCATCGAAACCTGGATCAAACAATGGGGAGAAGCAACCACCGCGCAACTCTGTGACTGGTTTAACCAACCACCTCCCATTGATTTGCGGATCAACCCCTTACAAACCACCCTAGACAAAGTTGAAACCCTCTTAACCCAAGCAAAGCTGACTGTTACTCGTCTTCCCAATTTTCCCCAAACCCTAAGATTAACCGGAAAAATCGGTGCCATACATAATTTACCAGGATTTACAGAGGGGTGGTGGACAGTACAAGATAGTAGCGCACAATTAGTGAGTTATTTGCTTGATCCACAACCAGGAGAAACCATCATCGATGCTTGTGCCGCCCCAGGGGGAAAAACCACCCATATTGCTGAATTAATGGGAGATCAGGGGACAATTATGGCCTGCGATCGCACCCCTTCCCGTCTCAAAAAAGTGCAAGCAAACGCCCACAGATTACGCCTACAATCGATTAAAATTCTAGAAGGAGATAGCCGTCAACTCCCACAATTCAGGGAAACGGCTGATCGCGTCTTAGTAGATGCACCCTGTTCTGGATTAGGCACTCTCCATCGACACCCAGACATTCGTTGGCAACAAACCCCCGAAAAAGTCCAGCAATTAGCCAGTTTACAACAAGAATTATTAACCCAAGCCGCCACCTGGGTCAAGCCCCAAGGAATTCTAGTTTATGCCACTTGTACCCTCAATGCGATCGAAAATGAGCAAGTAATTCAACAATTTTTAGCCACCCATTCCTCTTGGCAAATTCAACCCCCATCGTCTGATACACAGTTTGCCCCTTTTATGACATCATCAGGGTGGTTACAAATCCTACCCCATCAACATCATACCGATGGATTTTTTATGGTGAAGTTGAAGAAAGGTTGA
- a CDS encoding ATP-binding protein, protein MSFTSTLYLCPVLDLLLANIPPDLKPEIRLGLQEALVNAAKHGNNLDPSKSIVVKFSVTKEGYSWVISDEGKGFTHNCGCDDCQTNDLPPEESEHGRGLCLLHEIFDQVQWDRQGTQLKLSKQVKKGKQRQPLLS, encoded by the coding sequence ATGAGCTTTACATCCACGCTTTATTTATGCCCAGTGCTAGATTTATTGTTAGCTAATATTCCCCCAGACTTAAAGCCTGAAATCAGACTAGGATTACAAGAAGCTCTCGTTAACGCAGCGAAACATGGAAATAACTTAGATCCCAGTAAGTCAATTGTTGTTAAATTTTCTGTAACAAAAGAAGGATATTCTTGGGTGATCTCAGATGAAGGGAAAGGCTTTACTCATAACTGTGGCTGCGATGACTGTCAAACGAATGACCTCCCTCCAGAAGAATCTGAACATGGCCGCGGACTTTGTTTACTCCACGAAATTTTCGATCAAGTCCAATGGGATCGACAAGGCACACAATTAAAGCTTTCTAAACAGGTTAAGAAAGGCAAACAGAGACAACCGTTGCTTTCTTAA
- a CDS encoding chromophore lyase CpcT/CpeT → MSHPTDIKTLARWMCADFSNQAQAFENPPFYAHIRVCIRPLPVATFPEPSLFLEQAYDFMLNRPYRLRVLKLKVIDERIELENCKVKDEEAFLGACRDLEKLKKLTPDHLEVMQGCDMFVDWTGNSFKGVVKPGRNCRVIRNEKETYLENSFEVDENKLISLDRGLDLETNELVWGSIAGAFHFVRWASFADEVEF, encoded by the coding sequence ATGTCTCACCCGACTGATATAAAAACCTTGGCCCGTTGGATGTGTGCCGATTTTAGTAATCAAGCACAGGCCTTTGAAAATCCGCCTTTTTATGCTCATATTCGGGTATGTATTCGTCCGTTACCTGTAGCAACTTTTCCCGAACCAAGTTTATTTTTAGAACAAGCTTATGACTTCATGTTGAACCGTCCCTATCGCTTACGAGTGCTTAAATTAAAGGTAATAGACGAGCGAATTGAATTAGAAAATTGTAAGGTAAAAGATGAAGAAGCTTTTTTAGGAGCTTGCCGCGATTTAGAAAAATTAAAAAAACTAACCCCTGACCACCTAGAAGTGATGCAGGGGTGTGATATGTTTGTTGATTGGACAGGAAACAGTTTTAAAGGAGTTGTTAAACCAGGAAGAAATTGTCGGGTTATTCGGAATGAAAAAGAAACCTATTTAGAAAATAGTTTTGAAGTCGATGAAAATAAATTAATTAGTCTTGATCGCGGCCTTGATTTAGAGACAAATGAATTGGTGTGGGGTTCCATTGCAGGAGCATTTCATTTTGTTCGTTGGGCCAGTTTTGCTGATGAAGTTGAGTTTTAA
- the queC gene encoding 7-cyano-7-deazaguanine synthase QueC has protein sequence MTNKPLAVVLLSGGLDSATSAAIAISQDYNIIALSLRYGQRHERELEAATTIAQALGITQHYIVDVNIAQWGGSSLTDASLSLPQDGINPDLIPSTYVPGRNTVFIAIALSLAEAKGAEAIYLGINAVDYSGYPDCRPDYLQAYQSLANLSSKAGLEGKAPKLIAPLIQDTKVDIIERAVKLGVPLAKTWSCYQGGIEPCGLCDSCRIRDRALIEAGYPELATPQGQKFYQKRIDP, from the coding sequence ATGACCAATAAACCATTAGCCGTTGTCTTATTATCAGGGGGGTTAGACTCAGCCACCTCAGCCGCGATCGCTATTTCCCAAGACTATAATATAATTGCCCTTTCCCTGCGCTATGGACAACGCCACGAAAGGGAATTAGAGGCAGCCACTACCATCGCCCAAGCATTAGGCATCACCCAACATTATATTGTGGATGTTAACATAGCTCAATGGGGCGGTTCGTCTTTAACCGATGCCTCCTTATCCCTTCCCCAAGATGGCATCAACCCCGATCTTATCCCCTCAACCTATGTCCCTGGGAGAAATACGGTTTTTATTGCCATTGCTCTCTCCCTCGCAGAAGCAAAGGGAGCAGAAGCCATTTATTTAGGCATCAATGCGGTAGACTATTCGGGCTATCCTGACTGTCGCCCTGACTATCTCCAGGCTTATCAAAGTTTAGCCAATCTTTCCTCAAAAGCGGGACTTGAAGGTAAAGCCCCCAAACTGATCGCTCCCTTGATCCAGGACACGAAAGTTGATATAATCGAACGTGCAGTTAAATTAGGGGTTCCTCTAGCCAAAACTTGGTCTTGCTATCAAGGAGGAATAGAACCCTGTGGGTTGTGTGATTCTTGCCGTATCCGCGATCGCGCCCTGATTGAAGCAGGATATCCTGAATTAGCGACTCCCCAGGGACAAAAGTTTTATCAGAAACGAATAGATCCCTAA
- a CDS encoding DUF6439 family protein encodes MTQLSHPDQLKSATSLELAQALAEQLTITPNDWHRLKGDRQAQAKQQLAAALVFLLKEQPQEALAHLNQAAGWLDRSVSPLPCPGHGNSK; translated from the coding sequence ATGACTCAACTTTCTCACCCCGATCAGCTAAAATCAGCGACTTCCCTAGAATTAGCTCAAGCGTTGGCGGAACAACTGACCATTACTCCTAATGACTGGCACCGTCTCAAAGGCGATCGCCAAGCCCAAGCCAAACAACAACTGGCGGCAGCTTTGGTCTTTTTACTCAAAGAACAGCCCCAAGAAGCCCTGGCACACTTAAATCAGGCAGCAGGATGGCTAGATCGTTCTGTTTCTCCCCTGCCCTGTCCTGGTCATGGTAACTCAAAATAA